From the Solibacillus sp. FSL R5-0449 genome, one window contains:
- a CDS encoding FapA family protein, whose protein sequence is MVIHENNFFKIIKNDGKVYLQTQKPGFMLKDFETVVRQNPRIKLTNFALLKKGLNEVSDSPVEIGIWLPSIVIEISRDKMSASLFVYETAEYIKDNVQSIQKRVQKLLAEANIIHGILNVNLENIVTAKATLIAQGTPPVKGEDAQIIYLELPERKPVIREDGKADYYDMNFIYEIEEGEWLGEKIHAQPGIPGMNVCGESIPAPWGSDLPLKYDHKSAFEVEEDGKTVLRSKISGVVEEHEGMVSVNHHLPIVGDVGIETGNIEFNGSVSIKGTVQPGFSVVANGDISIEHPEGVSGAKLIKSLDGDIFIRGGIFGLGETRVEAGGDIFVKHVNDAHLVAGRNLNIGFYSLGSNLSAHSILVDERKGKIIGGTVIAKSTIVTACSGNRLERPTELIINCINKAQSLETIQYKASLLKSMQEDIVELETQIERILPVIHSLTQRQLEALELSKQKLASNKETALNVDREIKQLMSDLRKDNKAEIHVTKEAYPGTYIQIGKKSTVLTSITNGRFLIENGELNV, encoded by the coding sequence ATGGTAATTCATGAAAATAATTTTTTCAAAATAATAAAAAATGATGGAAAAGTATACTTGCAAACCCAAAAGCCAGGTTTTATGCTAAAAGACTTTGAAACGGTTGTGCGCCAAAATCCTCGAATCAAACTTACGAATTTCGCTTTATTAAAAAAGGGACTAAATGAAGTGAGTGATTCCCCTGTTGAAATCGGTATATGGCTGCCATCGATTGTAATCGAAATTTCCAGGGATAAAATGTCTGCCTCGCTTTTTGTATACGAGACAGCGGAGTATATAAAAGACAACGTGCAATCTATTCAGAAAAGGGTTCAGAAACTTTTAGCTGAAGCGAACATAATACATGGAATTTTAAATGTGAACTTGGAGAACATTGTTACTGCAAAAGCAACATTGATTGCGCAAGGTACGCCACCTGTCAAAGGGGAAGATGCACAAATCATCTATTTGGAACTACCTGAGCGAAAACCGGTCATTAGAGAAGATGGCAAAGCGGATTACTATGATATGAACTTCATTTATGAAATTGAAGAAGGCGAATGGCTAGGTGAGAAAATCCATGCACAGCCAGGTATTCCAGGAATGAATGTTTGTGGAGAATCGATACCTGCCCCATGGGGAAGTGACTTACCGTTAAAATATGACCATAAATCGGCGTTTGAAGTTGAAGAAGATGGTAAAACGGTACTACGTTCGAAAATAAGCGGCGTCGTTGAAGAACATGAAGGGATGGTCAGTGTTAATCACCATTTACCGATTGTTGGCGATGTAGGCATTGAAACCGGGAATATTGAGTTTAATGGATCTGTCTCGATAAAAGGAACCGTCCAGCCAGGCTTTTCGGTTGTTGCAAACGGGGATATTTCAATCGAACATCCTGAAGGTGTATCCGGAGCGAAACTGATTAAGTCTTTAGATGGCGATATTTTTATTCGCGGAGGCATATTCGGATTAGGAGAAACACGAGTAGAAGCTGGCGGTGATATTTTCGTGAAACATGTGAATGATGCCCATCTTGTCGCAGGTCGAAATCTGAATATTGGATTTTATTCATTAGGTTCTAATTTATCGGCACATTCCATTTTAGTTGATGAACGAAAAGGGAAAATTATCGGTGGAACGGTAATTGCAAAGAGTACCATCGTTACGGCATGTTCAGGAAACCGATTGGAAAGGCCGACTGAACTGATCATCAATTGTATAAACAAAGCGCAAAGTCTTGAAACCATCCAGTACAAGGCATCGCTGTTGAAATCAATGCAGGAAGATATCGTGGAGCTGGAAACACAAATAGAACGTATCCTTCCTGTTATACATTCGTTAACACAACGACAATTGGAAGCGCTGGAGCTCTCAAAACAAAAGCTCGCTTCCAATAAAGAAACCGCGCTTAATGTAGATCGTGAAATCAAACAATTGATGAGCGATTTGCGTAAAGACAATAAAGCAGAGATACACGTGACGAAAGAAGCATATCCTGGTACATATATACAGATCGGCAAAAAGTCCACTGTTTTGACGTCTATCACAAATGGACGATTTTTAATAGAAAATGGAGAGTTGAATGTGTAA
- a CDS encoding DNA polymerase III subunit alpha yields MSVIVLDNKRLFLKRIKNYEVNTEKIYYRNEKAEERLLFLFLMNEEELWSEYKFEYLYIKMFDGNEFKYFSDKKLFNILKKMEKYFEDVDLSEIEDCSYDRSEDCYFVSEDLKEMLENDEHLAKAVDSYVIIKDTFIFVDEDISTIVSRMDNSFGTV; encoded by the coding sequence ATGAGTGTTATTGTACTTGATAACAAAAGGCTTTTTCTTAAAAGGATAAAAAATTACGAGGTGAATACCGAAAAAATTTATTATAGAAATGAAAAAGCAGAAGAAAGATTACTTTTTCTGTTCCTAATGAATGAGGAAGAACTCTGGAGTGAATACAAGTTCGAATATTTATATATTAAGATGTTTGATGGGAATGAATTCAAGTATTTTTCAGATAAAAAATTATTTAATATTTTGAAGAAAATGGAGAAATATTTTGAAGATGTCGATCTAAGCGAGATAGAAGATTGCTCTTATGATCGTTCGGAAGACTGTTACTTTGTAAGTGAAGATTTAAAAGAAATGCTTGAAAATGATGAGCACCTCGCGAAAGCTGTGGATAGTTACGTAATAATTAAAGATACCTTCATCTTTGTTGATGAAGACATCTCAACTATCGTAAGTAGGATGGATAATTCTTTTGGTACCGTATAA
- the spo0A gene encoding sporulation transcription factor Spo0A, which produces MSKVKIAIADDNRELVKMMEVYFTNHPQIEIVATASNGKICIKMLEEHKIDVLLLDIIMPHLDGLAVLEEMYNDERHTQTQVIMLTAFGQEDVMKQAVNFGASYFMLKPFEFEQLVQKILHCAGKKVEQEKRVPVLSTSTPAKMDTRLLDTTITGIIKEIGVPAHIKGYAYLREAIQMVYNDIELLSSVTKILYPEIAKKFGTTPSRVERAIRHAIEVAWNRGSYENISELFGYTVHHMKSKPTNSEFIAMIADKIRIEMVAS; this is translated from the coding sequence TTGTCAAAGGTGAAAATTGCGATTGCTGATGATAATCGCGAATTAGTTAAAATGATGGAAGTGTATTTTACGAATCATCCGCAAATTGAAATTGTTGCAACAGCGTCTAACGGTAAAATCTGTATTAAAATGCTGGAAGAGCATAAAATCGATGTGCTGCTATTGGATATCATTATGCCGCATTTGGATGGCCTTGCTGTATTGGAAGAGATGTATAACGATGAGCGTCATACACAGACTCAAGTCATTATGCTAACTGCTTTTGGCCAAGAAGATGTTATGAAGCAGGCTGTGAATTTCGGTGCATCTTACTTCATGTTAAAGCCTTTTGAATTTGAGCAGCTTGTTCAAAAAATTCTGCATTGTGCAGGAAAGAAAGTTGAACAGGAAAAACGTGTACCGGTTTTATCAACGAGTACACCTGCTAAAATGGACACACGTTTATTGGATACAACGATTACAGGCATCATCAAAGAGATTGGTGTACCTGCACATATAAAAGGATATGCTTATTTACGTGAAGCGATCCAGATGGTTTACAACGATATTGAGTTGTTAAGCTCGGTTACAAAAATTTTATATCCGGAAATCGCGAAAAAATTCGGGACAACCCCGTCACGTGTGGAACGTGCCATTCGCCATGCCATTGAAGTAGCCTGGAACCGCGGTAGCTATGAGAACATCTCGGAACTGTTCGGCTATACCGTACACCATATGAAATCAAAACCGACGAATTCGGAGTTTATTGCTATGATTGCTGACAAAATCCGTATTGAGATGGTAGCGAGCTAA
- a CDS encoding SpoIVB peptidase S55 domain-containing protein: MIKKWSILVALLFMLSPIEVLGKSLIPMGHSIGVQLEMPYVMVAQDVLLENSEWLKKGEHILELNGEKVSQLEDIAGKGESFTLTVENGKQQREINVSAHELVHLKPFLKSETDGIGTLTYIDPETMEYGALGHQIVDSTMKQPPKFNDGAIFEASISQVKKSTPGQPGYKISVVDKSQTPLGSVKSNDVYGIFGNWKQSLHDSLHPPLEIIHANELKKGKAQILTAIDGEEVNLFDIEIDKQTDNTFAFNVVDDRLIKKTGGIVQGMSGSPIIQNNQFVGAVTHMFIEEPTKGAGILVIEMLKKSP, translated from the coding sequence ATGATTAAAAAATGGTCGATACTCGTTGCATTGCTTTTTATGTTATCACCAATAGAAGTATTGGGGAAATCATTAATTCCAATGGGCCATTCAATTGGCGTTCAGTTGGAGATGCCTTATGTAATGGTTGCACAGGACGTATTATTGGAAAATAGTGAGTGGTTGAAAAAGGGAGAACATATTTTAGAACTTAATGGTGAAAAAGTGAGCCAGTTAGAAGACATTGCCGGCAAAGGCGAATCATTTACACTGACCGTTGAAAATGGAAAGCAACAACGAGAGATCAACGTATCAGCTCATGAACTGGTGCATTTAAAACCATTTTTAAAAAGTGAAACAGATGGAATTGGAACGTTAACGTATATCGATCCTGAAACGATGGAGTACGGAGCGCTTGGACATCAAATTGTAGACTCTACAATGAAGCAACCTCCGAAATTCAATGATGGTGCAATCTTTGAAGCATCTATCTCACAAGTGAAGAAAAGTACGCCTGGACAGCCAGGGTACAAAATTTCAGTTGTAGATAAATCGCAAACGCCACTCGGTTCAGTAAAAAGCAATGATGTATACGGAATTTTTGGTAATTGGAAACAATCATTACATGACAGTTTGCATCCTCCGCTGGAAATTATACATGCAAATGAGTTAAAAAAGGGAAAAGCACAAATCTTAACGGCAATCGACGGGGAAGAGGTCAATTTGTTCGATATCGAAATTGACAAACAAACGGATAATACGTTTGCTTTCAATGTCGTCGATGACCGTCTAATAAAGAAAACGGGCGGCATTGTTCAGGGGATGAGCGGAAGTCCTATTATACAGAATAACCAGTTCGTTGGTGCGGTAACACATATGTTTATCGAAGAACCAACAAAAGGTGCCGGTATTCTTGTTATTGAAATGCTGAAAAAGAGCCCGTAA